The following coding sequences are from one Plasmodium knowlesi strain H genome assembly, chromosome: 9 window:
- a CDS encoding methyltransferase, putative, producing the protein MQHICPLERNSFPHDDTVGATKEILKHLKKCPLYLKALYLHYNPFYFPNINDTSSYLIDKGDIEEELRKYHVAFNETILQVLKKKIRITTFDQFRTLKYKIILEHFLNHGVEHLLSKLGDEDFVRKLQEEVQGELPGGVATSVQTAVASGPVPAVAVKEEGNGEEPTRQPMVEPPLEDSPEGDPLLSIANQFLDGHISAVKKLIYHLRETPHRKNGKNSFVKEQLGRLSSVGITTEAEGENICGVDGVDTNGRNSNSTKKHPLPILTLQRIGDIHKYRLCQDLLQFIDEEVFPVKQKKNEEENIEKEDTITDEQLIEKENLGRDEIISIIIYTVIYLCCKMSIIKRLKNKNFHYKNYLNSSGEKSIYFFLENLDKHDLQNVNMIFLLLHFNNDLFGIFKCMFDERACNRSKFISLRDYLFIELGAGKANTTRWVKFIMDDLVDILEKFFSRRAQRGEGNLAEKVSLTGEKVGTQTEEQIRNPIGQSPEPPQQRARCKLLIIERESLRNKKEKKNFLMQMTQEKNEHLLRIKADISDFHLSKFIYFSENGFKGEGDHLVFIPDIIQFYYYKGVYNWRGSIHITDNLRGNLLDGEGGRGVFPPEGEQVDDPLKTDEQPNDGRALITETFLRNNLMQLGTYFDVHVKKLLSFLTQGNNNLLKVYDDMNNFLENFHCKKVTFITKHLCGNGTDLALRMLVNNTKNKDKENYFILAPCCHHRCDVYKILGFEVLKKLGVNEGHLQHFVRHMSGYASCDNQEKKTIGKKVKLLVDLVRILYLLDEGLENVYLIKYVNRSITIENHVIVFFNHHKLDLRNFKHF; encoded by the exons ATGCAGCACATCTGTCCACTGGAAAGGAATTCCTTTCCACACGATGACACTGTGGGTGCGACAAAGGAGATACTAAAGCACTTGAAAAAATGTCCACTATATTTAAAGGCGCTTTATCTCCACTACAACCCATTTTATTTCCCGAACATCAATGACACGAGTAGCTACTTAATAGACAAAGGGGATATCGAAGAAGAGCTGAGGAAATACCATGTGGCATTCAACGAAACCATTCTGcaggttttaaaaaaaaaaataagaatcaCTACCTTCGATCAGTTCCGAACCCTTAagtataaaataattttagaacattttttaaatcacgGAGTTGAGCATCTGTTGTCTAAGTTGGGAGATGAGGATTTTGTTAGAAAACTGCAGGAAGAGGTGCAAGGGGAGCTACCAGGGGGAGTAGCGACTTCTGTACAGACGGCTGTAGCGAGCGGTCCAGTACCTGCTGTTgcagtaaaggaggaaggaaatggtGAAGAGCCAACGAGGCAACCGATGGTGGAACCCCCATTGGAAGACTCCCCCGAAGGAGATCCCCTTTTAAGTATTGCCAACCAATTCTTGGATGGCCATATTAGCGCAGTGAAGAAATTGATATACCATTTGAGGGAAACGCCCCACCGGAAGAACGGAAAGAACTCGTTTGTAAAGGAGCAGCTGGGGAGGTTATCCTCCGTTGGCATAACAACagaagcagaaggagaaaacattTGTGGTGTTGATGGGGTAgacacaaatggaagaaatagCAACTCCACGAAGAAACACCCACTCCCCATTCTTACCCTCCAAAGGATTGGAGACATCCACAAGTATCGACTCTGCCAAGACCTCCTACAATTTATAGACGAGGAAGTATTCCCcgtgaaacaaaaaaaaaatgaagaggaaaacatcgaaaaggaagataccATCACGGACGAACAACTGATTGAGAAGGAAAACCTCGGCAGAGATGAAATTATAAGCATCATCATCTATACAGTCATCTATTTATGCTGCAAAATGAGCATTATcaaaagattaaaaaataaaaattttcattacaaaaattacctgaacagttcaggtgaaaaatcaatatatttttttttggaaaatttagACAAACATGATTTACAAAATGTGAACATGATATTTTTGCTTCTACATTTTAACAACGATTTGTTTGGGATTTTCAAATGTATGTTTGATGAGAGAGCATGTAATAGAAGTAAATTCATCTCCCTGAGGGATTACCTGTTTATCGAGTTGGGTGCTGGGAAAGCCAACACGACACGATGGGTCAAATTTATTATGGATGACTTGGTGGATATTTTGGAGAAGTTTTTTTCGCGCAGGGCTCAACGGGGGGAAGGAAACCTCGCGGAAAAGGTATCCCTGACTGGAGAAAAAGTGGGCACTCAGACGGAGGAGCAAATAAGGAACCCCATAGGGCAATCACCCGAACCACCCCAACAACGGGCGAGGTGCAAACTTCTGATAATCGAGAGGGAATCCctgaggaataaaaaggaaaaaaaaaacttccttaTGCAAATGACACAAGAGAAAAACGAACATCTACTCAGGATAAAGGCAGACATCTCAGACTTCCATTTatcaaaatttatttatttttcagaaaatggtttcaaaggggaaggagatcACTTGGTGTTCATTCCTGATATAATTCAGTTTTACTACTACAAGGGGGTGTACAACTGGAGGGGTTCGATCCATATCACGGATAACCTGCGGGGTAACCTACTGGATGGTGAAGGAGGCAGGGGTGTCTTCCCCCCAGAGGGTGAACAGGTGGACGACCCACTGAAAACGGACGAGCAGCCTAACGACGGGAGGGCCCTGATAACGGAAACCTTCCTGCGAAATAACCTTATGCAACTGGGTACCTATTTTGATGTGCACGTAAAGAAGCTCCTCTCCTTTTTGACCCAGGGGAATAACAACCTGTTGAA AGTATACGATGACATGAACAACTTCCTCGAAAATTTCCACTGCAAAAAGGTAACCTTTATAACGAAGCACTTGTGTGGAAATGGTACCGACTTAGCTCTTAG AATGCTAGTGAATAACACCAAGAACAAGGACAAAGAAAATTACTTCATCCTCGCCCCGTGCTGTCACCACAG ATGTGATGTGTACAAAATTTTAGGCTTTGAGGTTTTGAAGAAATTGGGTGTCAATGAGGGGCACCTGCAACATTTCGTGAGACACATGTCCGG CTACGCCTCCTGTGATAACCAGGAGAAGAAGACCATCGGGAAGAAAGTTAAACTTCTGGTGGACCTAGTCAG GATTCTGTACCTACTGGATGAAGGACTAGAGAATGTGTACCTCATCAAATATGTTAACCGAAGCATAACAATAGAGAACCATGTCATCGTCTTCTTTAACCATCACAAGTTGGATTTGCGCAATTTCAAGCACTTCTGA
- a CDS encoding structural maintenance of chromosomes protein 1, putative, translating to MKKNTNNRSDPNESKDDQHDEFESGPDTDREKNEGSSNIMVNSGKVDDQDFNNFINEEYLDGSEESSFNFSITKPINLDYATEGKKYAVLKGMYTEGGEDKEGALKKKVAPMDEANQVKELTKGAALVGINKGGVAPKGDGKVDQGAPLPEERKESHGDLDCMNDANSVGTNSAVNLACVARSETGSEVTLNPDPLGRIHPISGQHPAGSILPAVTTQMEFPNEYLNNSSMASSVAYRENELCFIKYLVVCNFKSYEGENIIGPFSKFTAIIGPNGSGKSNIMDCICFVLGIHNKCLRVKSMKQLIHHKENEKVELLKKRKCYVKLILECNKETVEIKRTLNYRGGSNYYINEKLVEHKEYIAFLKKNRIETKTKTCLIFQGDIEDVINKKPNELAKLFEYISGSDEYEQVYEDMKEKLKEKQMTCKRYLNEKKKIEQEIKIHKMHINDNIEQNQLKVAHEEDVKTFYLFRLYHLHRKKEKLKEDLVTYKEEKIEFEQEVLCKDKEIANHLEKNKLLRKKALLKVEEEIRNYRVELNKLKVALNEINEKKKFNQDSLVKVLANQKLQMNIQTHCTKFSENLHEQVKEQTKKLRMEISNKLGVILKFMEKYNHVKSYIQERHTTIFDNLMKVEKSLHLNRGGNKDGKTLDIVEEEESIFEKCNVLDVIENLSEYKKCKEKYLYLCANSNISINNYNSLANALKKDIKELQEECDNLSRKKQKEVLDYEAEKLTMDEVTGRVNTLNILIEGDKKKIENFKVQLRDLHETISQKEKRIEQLDKEINILNIHKTELIHFEKKKETISSLKNFFGQDQIYDEISSLYEVNNHVYFNAVNNAIHKYNNFLVVKNVEIAAKCIKYLKDNKLHKMDFIPLENFIKNLKRMKGQGIHEGEAQEGYEEFTTGHGTSLGERNSERRWQEQDNHMMEKIMNTFKKKNIVLANNCLVCDEQFKVLFDYLIGKNTLIVERIKDAEEIRSKFPQMNANMVTLNGHIISKHNNLIVDISSTHGERERYSSRRLDISMYNKILTEKEECKSMISECNQKIIQTNEQINKTNYELELNKKKVASLLIKKGIFEKEVEGKEATIQNYEERIIKIKDVQIKKKMDNLQKYESELMKERKGLASYQMDSFKILNERFQMDNIYEAIEKNSKEMEKIDDNIDRIKNNIKKLKDDINELTDKKNEIQLFHKKEKIANQEENIKLDLYKLDQEEKEQMDKMNETENAIQERETERGTHLKNLGQINQELNDLRDRINSNIEKYESMQSKVDNCRKKIVIYVTLVKDLIGECDMNGVNVFAASYAIADEREDQGDDKGAGRHKGGRSTRKGRVSKLLQGSEEEDSDVGSAGSGSSTRGSEDEEENQVDITLANISFDALPDELKKMEKEEQISREEEKLEKEIEKKKKLLKMRNINTSAEKEYENLIIKLKNIDASLSNERKECNLFERNFRILQKKRSYKFLHCFNYIKNVIDNVYNNLTYNVKHHVGGQAFLDLFNLNEFNKDDEPFYCGIRYNNMPPMKRFFEISELSGGEKSMSALALIFSIQKYISNSFIILDEVDANMDPIKMSALARYLNSINSQVIVISLKEKFFSKCQTLIGVYKNKHKKCSRTVTLDICRYRQEA from the coding sequence atgaaaaagaacacaAACAATCGTAGCGACCCCAATGAGAGCAAAGATGATCAGCACGATGAATTCGAGAGTGGACCCGATACAGACAGAGAGAAAAACGAGGGGTCTAGTAATATTATGGTAAACTCAGGAAAAGTGGATGATCAggattttaataattttatcaatGAGGAATATTTGGATGGGTCAGAAGAAtcttctttcaatttttccattaccAAACCTATTAATTTGGATTATGCTActgaggggaaaaagtatGCTGTGCTGAAAGGGATGTATACTGAGGGGGGAGAGGATAAGGAGGGGGccttgaagaagaaggtagCTCCGATGGATGAGGCCAATCAGGTGAAGGAGTTAACCAAAGGGGCTGCACTAGTTGGTATCAACAAAGGGGGGGTAGCCCCGAAGGGAGATGGAAAAGTAGATCAAGGAGCTCCTTTGCCTGAGGAACGGAAGGAATCACACGGCGACCTAGACTGCATGAACGACGCGAATTCCGTTGGCACCAACTCTGCGGTGAATCTAGCATGCGTGGCGAGAAGTGAAACGGGGAGTGAAgtcaccctaaaccctgatccccTTGGTAGAATTCACCCCATAAGTGGGCAGCACCCAGCAGGTTCCATCCTTCCTGCTGTCACGACCCAGATGGAATTCCCAAACGAATACCTCAACAACAGTAGCATGGCGTCTAGTGTAGCTTATCGAGAAAATGAGCTCTGCTTCATCAAGTACCTAGTGGTATGTAACTTCAAAAGTTACGAGGGAGAAAATATCATCGGGCCGTTTTCCAAATTCACTGCCATAATAGGTCCAAACGGATCGGGAAAGTCTAACATAATGGATTGCATATGCTTCGTTCTAGGAATACATAATAAATGTTTAAGAGTAAAAAGCATGAAGCAGTTGATTCATCAtaaggaaaatgagaaagtGGAGTTgctgaagaagaggaagtgcTATGTGAAGCTTATCCTGGAATGCAACAAGGAAACCGTCGAAATAAAGAGGACACTAAACTATAGGGGTGGAAGCAACTACTACATTAATGAGAAGCTAGTGGAGCATAAAGAGTACATTgcctttttgaaaaaaaatcgaataGAAACGAAAACGAAAACGTGCCTGATTTTTCAGGGAGATATAGAAGATGTAATAAATAAGAAGCCAAACGAGCTAGCCAAATTGTTCGAATATATCAGCGGGTCAGATGAGTATGAACAAGTTTATGAAgacatgaaggaaaaactaaagGAGAAACAAATGACATGCAAACGTTATctcaatgaaaaaaaaaaaatagaacaagAAATCAAAATACATAAAATGCATATTAATGATAATATCGAACAGAACCAACTGAAGGTGGCACATGAAGAGGATGTGAAGACATTCTACCTTTTCAGACTTTACCATCTTcataggaaaaaggaaaaactgaaGGAAGACCTAGTCACCTataaagaggagaaaatcgAATTCGAACAAGAGGTTCTGTGCAAAGACAAGGAGATTGCTAaccatttggagaaaaacaaactgctaagaaaaaaagctcTACTTAAagtggaggaggaaattaGGAACTACCGGGTAGAATTGAACAAACTGAAAGTTGCCCTCAAcgaaattaatgaaaaaaaaaaattcaatcaAGATTCTCTGGTTAAAGTATTGGCTAACCAGAAGCTACAAATGAACATACAAACCCACTGCACTAAATTTTCCGAAAATCTACACGAACAGGTGAAGGAGCAGACTAAGAAACTTCGAATGGAAATTTCAAACAAACTGGGTGTCATCTTAAAATTCATGGAAAAGTACAACCACGTAAAGAGTTACATTCAGGAGAGACACACAACAATTTTTGATAACCTTATGAAGGTTGAAAAGAGTTTGCATTTAAACAGAGGTGGAAATAAAGATGGAAAGACATTAGACATAgtcgaagaggaagaatccATATTTGAGAAATGCAACGTGTTAGATGTGATAGAAAATTTAAGTGAGTATAAAAAGTGTAAGGAGAAATATTTGTATCTCTGTGCTAACAGTAACATAAGCATTAACAACTACAACTCTTTGGCGAACGCTTTGAAGAAAGATATTAAGGAGTTGCAAGAAGAGTGCGATAATTTGTcaaggaagaagcagaaggagGTGCTTGATTACGAAGCGGAGAAACTTACCATGGATGAGGTCACAGGGCGAGTAAACACACTGAATATTTTAATCGAAGGagacaagaaaaagatagaaaattttaaagtacAGTTGAGAGATCTCCACGAAACCATCtcacagaaggaaaaacgaatAGAACAACTggacaaggaaataaatatattaaatatacACAAGACTGAATTAAtacattttgaaaagaaaaaagaaaccatTTCTAGtttgaaaaatttctttGGACAGGACCAGATATACGATGAGATCAGCTCCCTTTACGAAGTTAACAATCACGTTTACTTCAATGCTGTTAATAATGCGATTCATAAGTATAACAATTTTCtcgttgtaaaaaatgtggagaTCGCTGCAAAGTGCATTAAATACTTGAAGGATAATAAGCTACATAAGATGGATTTTATACCTCTGGagaattttataaaaaatttaaaacgAATGAAGGGTCAGGGGATACATGAGGGAGAAGCACAGGAGGGGTATGAGGAGTTTACAACAGGACATGGTACAtccttaggggaaaggaactCCGAGAGAAGGTGGCAGGAGCAAGATAACCacatgatggaaaaaataatgaatacatttaaaaagaaaaatatcgtGTTGGCGAATAATTGCCTCGTATGTGATGAACAGTTCAAGGTTCTGTTCGACTATCTGATAGGGAAGAACACCCTGATCGTTGAACGGATAAAAGACGCAGAGGAGATAAGAAGTAAATTTCCACAGATGAATGCAAATATGGTAACACTGAATGGACACATTATATCGAAGCATAACAATTTAATCGTAGATATATCATCTACACATGGAGAGAGAGAACGATATAGTAGCAGGAGACTTGACATCAGCATGTATAATAAGATACTCACGGAGAAAGAGGAATGCAAAAGTATGATCAGCGAGTGCAACCAGAAGATCATTCAAACGAATGAACAGATTAATAAAACGAATTATGAACTAgagttaaataaaaagaaagttgctagtttgttaataaaaaaaggaatcttcgaaaaggaagtagaaggaaaggaagcgACGATACAAAATTACGAAGAGAGAATTATAAAGATAAAGGAtgtacaaataaaaaaaaaaatggacaatctACAAAAATACGAATCAGAGCTTATGAAGGAACGAAAGGGATTGGCATCTTATCAAATGGattcttttaaaatactCAATGAGAGGTTCCAGATGGATAATATTTACGAAgctattgaaaaaaattcaaaagaaatggagaaaatagaCGATAATATTGAtcgcataaaaaataatataaaaaaattgaaagacgACATTAACGAACTCACAGataagaaaaacgaaatccAGCTCTttcataaaaaagagaaaattgccaaccaggaagaaaatatcaaACTGGATTTGTATAAATTGGAtcaggaagagaaagagcAAATGGATAAAATGAACGAAACGGAAAACGCCATTCAGGAGAGGGAGACTGAGCGGGGCACTCATCTGAAGAACCTTGGCCAGATTAATCAGGAGCTCAACGATTTGCGAGATAGAATAAATAGCAacattgaaaaatatgaGAGCATGCAAAGCAAGGTAGACAACTGTCGGAAGAAGATTGTGATTTACGTTACGCTGGTTAAGGATCTGATAGGTGAATGCGATATGAATGGTGTCAATGTGTTCGCGGCGAGCTATGCCATTGCCGACGAGCGGGAAGATCAAGGGGATGATAAGGGAGCAGGCAGACATAAAGGAGGGCGGTCCACGCGCAAGGGTCGTGTGAGCAAGCTCCTGCAAGGGAGCGAGGAGGAAGACTCTGACGTGGGAAGTGCAGGAAGTGGAAGTAGTACGCGTGGTAGTgaagatgaggaagaaaaccAAGTGGACATAACTCTAGCTAACATTTCCTTCGATGCGCTCCCAGAtgaattgaagaaaatggagaaggaagagcaaATCAGCAGAGAGGAGGAGAAACTTGAAAaggaaatcgaaaaaaaaaaaaaacttttgaaaatgagaaatataAATACAAGTGCAGAAAAAGAGTACGAAAATTTGATCATCAAGTTGAAAAATATAGATGCTTCTTTATCAAacgaaaggaaggaatgtaatTTGTTTGAAAGGAATTTtcgaattttacaaaaaaagaggtcGTATAAATTCCTGCACTGTTTTAACTATATAAAGAATGTTATTGATAATGTGTATAATAATTTAACGTACAATGTGAAGCACCACGTGGGTGGACAAGCTTTTTTGGATCTATTCAATCTAAACGAATTCAATAAAGACGATGAACCCTTTTACTGTGGTATTCGATATAACAATATGCCACCCATGAAACGCTTCTTTGAAATAAGTGAGTTAAgtggtggagaaaaaagtatGAGTGCTCTGGCCTTAATCTTTTCTATTCAGAAATATATAAGTAAttcctttatcattttggaTGAAGTTGATGCCAATATGGATCCCATTAAAATGAGTGCCTTAGCCAGGTACCTTAACTCTATTAACAGCCAAGTCATCGTAATTTCCCTGAAGGAGAAATTCTTCAGTAAATGTCAGACTCTCATCGGGGTATACAAGAACAAGCATAAGAAGTGTTCTCGCACGGTTACGCTAGATATTTGCCGCTACCGTCAGGAGGCCTAA
- a CDS encoding armadillo repeat protein PF16, putative yields the protein MNKNIQQIFEDYNRSRTQFTQSIYDMCLKAHNMEIIINTDIIILIRPLILDKVPMVQQNATQILAKMASHSEEVALTILENDVLPHLVYCLKHENKNYRKNCANTLKCLASHNAKLANLVAEEESCIDNLIDCLDEYDVRLKEGCINALCSIVKNDVDLSNKLMAKGIIPLVILSVQEKDINLIRSSLNILTEMSKHTNEIAKEVVDNNALPHLIKFLDHTDVQIKRYACNCLAQIAKHKEDLTELIIENDIFPKIIYLLNDNDDVVKKNCANCLKEMSKHNEDICKIISRAGSLPFLCECIEESSRGSVRLPAILCIGFIASFSESLSLNIILSNAIPILKKCLIEETEDYIKAACVWTLGNIGKHSSSHAKKLSDENLLIIFVNLYNANDSSDDLKKKVKLSFKSVIQKVIDLESLEPVFLKATAKLAKYCICQFAKIVPKNPTYKKSFIKSGCLKYLQEIKNSEEAKKIEMEINTINNSFPEDIINYYTPGYSETLIKRIDQAGKS from the exons atgaacaaaaatattcaGCAGATATTTGAGGACTACAATAGGTCCAGAACCCAATTTACTCAAAGCATATATGACATGTGTCTAAAGGCACACAACatggaaataataattaacACAGAcataataattttaattcgTCCATTGATTCTTGATAAGGTTCCGATGGTGCAACAAAATGCGACTCAGATTTTAGCAAAGATGGCTAGCCATTCTGAGGAAGTGGCTTTAACAATTTTAGAAAATGATGTTTTACCACATTTAGTCTACTGTTTAAaacatgaaaataaaaattacagaaaaaattgtgccaATACATTAAAGTGTCTAGCTAGCCATAATGCCAAGCTAGCCAATCTAGTTGCAGAAGAAGAATCTTGTATTGATAATCTTATTGACTGTTTGGATGAATATGATGTGAGATTAAAGGAAGGATGTATAAATGCACTTTGTTCCATAGTGAAGAATGACGTCGATTTGTCCAATAAACTCATGGCCAAGGGGATCATTCCTTTGGTAATTCTCTCCGTACAAGAGAAAGACATAAACCTTATCAGAAGTTCATTGAACATATTAACGGAAATGAGTAAACACACCAACGAAATTGCAAAAGAGGTAGTCGATAATAATGCTCTCCCACATCTTATAAAATTCTTAGACCACACAGATGTACAAATAAAACGTTATGCATGTAACTGTCTAGCTCAAATAGCGAAACACAAAGAAGACTTAACCGAACTTATCATTGAAAATGATATCTTtccaaaaattatttatctactaaatgataatgatgatgttgtaaaaaaaaattgtgccaactgtttaaaagaaatgagcAAACACAATGAAgatatttgcaaaataatttctcgtgcaggtagtcttcccttcctATGTGAATGCATTGAAGAATCATCCAGGGGTAGTGTTCGACTGCCTGCTATCCTATGTATTGGCTTTATTGCCTCCTTTTCTGAGTCACTAAGcttaaatattattttatctaATGCTATTcctattttgaaaaagtgcTTAATTGAAGAAACGGAAGACTACATCAAAGCTGCATGCGTGTGGACCCTTGGCAATATCGGCAAACACTCTTCTTCTCACGCTAAAAAACTATCCGATGAGAACCtcttaataatttttgtaaatttgtaCAATGCGAATGATTCCTCTGATGacttgaaaaagaaagtaaagcTCTCCTTCAAAAGCGTCATTCAGAAAGTCATCGATTTGGAGTCCTTAGAACCCGTTTTTCTGAAAGCCACAGCTAAGCTAGCCAAGTACTGCATCTGTCAGTTCGCCAAAATTGTTCCGAAGAACCCCACCTATAAGAAGTCTTTCATCAAGTCCGGTTGCCTCAAGTACCTCCAG gaaataaaaaactccGAGGAGGCCAAGAAAATCGAAATGGAGATAAACACCATCAACAACTCCTTTCCAGAGGATATAATCAACTACTACACTCCTGGTTATTCGGAGACATTAATAAAAAGGATTGACCAGGCGGGCAAAAGTTGA
- a CDS encoding RNA-binding protein s1, putative → MTDNCLYVHNLTKNVSEDHLKEIFMNFGNLKDIHISVDEENVSGTNGEEKFICAKIKFENEKDAKAAKEHMNGGQIDGKTVSIKYEHEGKSKGKHKHTNKKDSIKREHKERDSGEKTKRLKDDRRSSSSASRVSEYSSRRSSSTQVRRKKKSTRRR, encoded by the coding sequence ATGACTGATAACTGCCTGTACGTTCATAACttaacaaaaaatgtaagcGAAGATCACctgaaggaaatttttatgAACTTTGGGAACCTAAAGGATATCCACATTTCGGTCGATGAGGAAAATGTAAGTGGGACGAATGGCGAGGAAAAGTTCATATGcgcgaaaataaaatttgaaaacgaaaaggatgCGAAGGCTGCAAAGGAACATATGAATGGTGGACAGATTGATGGGAAAACTGTTTCGataaaatatgaacatgagGGGAAGAGTAAGGGAAAGCATAaacatacaaataaaaaggacaGCATTAAGAGGGAGCATAAGGAGAGGGATAGCGGTGAGAAAACAAAACGCCTGAAAGATGATCGCAGATCCAGCTCGTCCGCTTCGCGCGTATCGGAGTATTCCAGTAGGAGATCCTCCAGTACACAGGTGcgacggaagaaaaagagtacCCGAAGAAGGTGA